CCTTGCTGCTGTGTTTTCCAGGCGACATCACACCTCCTGAGGACAACCAGGAGAACTCTGGCTTTTGCTGAGCTGTGTGTCTTACCTCCTTCCTTCCAAAGGCTTCAGACCCAGGCTTTACTCTTCTCAAGTCCTGAATGCCCCTGGCCAGGCATCCATCTGTCCCTCCAGCCCTATCCAGCCCTAGAGCACACCTCCCGGACCTGGAACCTGCCCTCCTGCTCAGGGTGACTCACCATTATTCCCAGCTCAAGTGAGAAGATGTGACAGGGAGCTGAGCCGCCTATCTGTGTATCTAGGATTCCTGTAGCATCTGATCTGCCATTCAAGGAACCGCCGGCGCCTGCCTGGCCAGGTAAACCAATCCATTAATAACAGCTTATAGAGGTATTGGGGATGGTATCAGGGACAAAGACCCAGGCCCCAAACACCCTACCATGAGTACCTCCTGTGGTGCAGGTGTTGGCAAAACATTAGCATAGTGCCTGGCAGAAGGCTCCCTTCTCGCTATGGAGCTGTGTCCCAGGATGCTGTGTGGTACAAAGGAGCCTGTCTCTGTCACCTGCCCCCAGTGCATGCCATTCTATAATTGAAAGATTGTTCCCTGAACCCTACTGATCCCTAGGACAAGTTACATGGTGAAAGTAGTGTCAGTGGCGGGGCTGATGGTATGCTAGTGTTCCTGAACTCTTGGCCGAGAGATGGGGGCATCAAACGCAGCTCATGTCAGGTTGCCAATGACTGGCCGTCTCATGCCcttacctgcctctgtcttccagccAAGCGAGGCTGTGTCTCCAGCTCTCAGAGGGCTCTGGGGCTCTCCTGCAGGAGCACAGCCCGATGCTTCTGTGTTCCCTCGGGCCCAGTTACCAGCACCCTGAGCCCCCTGCTGCAAGCAGCCGGACAGACAGCATAGAGTAAAGCACTCTCCTCAGTCCCAACTATGACAGTGGCTACCGGAGACCCGGTGGATGAGGCTGCTGCCCTCCCTGGGCACCCGCAGGACACCTATGACCCAGAGGCAGATCACGAATGCTGTGAGAGAGTGGTGATCAACATCTCAGGCTTGAGGTTTGAGACTCAGCTAAAGACCTTAGCCCAGTTTCCAGAGACCCTCTTAGGGGACCCCAAGAAGCGGATGAGGTACTTCGACCCCCTCCGAAATGAGTACTTTTTTGATCGCAACCGCCCTAGCTTTGATGCCATCTTGTACTATTACCAGTCCGGGGGCAGGTTGAGGCGACCTGTGAATGTGCCCTTAGATATCTTCTCTGAAGAAATCCGGTTTTATGAGCTAGGAGAAGAAGCGATGGAGATGTTTCGGGAGGATGAAGGCTACATCAAGGAAGAAGAACGTCCTCTGCCCGAAAATGAGTTTCAGAGACAGGTGTGGCTTCTCTTTGAATATCCTGAGAGTTCGGGGCCTGCCAGGATTATAGCCATTGTATCTGTCATGGTCATTCTGATCTCCATCGTCAGCTTCTGTCTGGAAACCTTGCCCATCTTCCGGGATGAGAATGAGGACATGCATGGTGGTGGGGTGACcttccacacctactccaacagcaCCATCGGGTACCAGCAGTCCACCTCCTTCACCGACCCTTTCTTCATCGTAGAGACTCTCTGCATCATCTGGTTCTCCTTTGAGTTTCTGGTGAGATTCTTTGCCTGCCCCAGCAAAGCTGGCTTCTTCACCAACATCATGAACATCATTGACATTGTGGCTATCATACCTTACTTTATCACCCTGGGGACAGAGTTAGCCGAGAAGCCGGAGGACGCCCAGCAAGGCCAGCAGGCCATGTCACTGGCCATTCTCCGTGTCATCCGGTTGGTAAGAGTCTTTAGGATTTTCAAGTTGTCCAGACACTCCAAAGGTCTGCAGATTCTAGGTCAAACCCTCAAAGCCAGCATGAGGGAACTGGGCCTTCTGATATTCTTCCTCTTCATTGGGGTCATCCTCTTCTCTAGTGCTGTCTATTTTGCAGAAGCTGATGAGCGAGAGTCCCAATTTCCCAGCATCCCGGATGCTTTCTGGTGGGCAGTCGTCTCCATGACAACTGTAGGCTATGGAGACATGGTTCCAACTACCATTGGGGGAAAGATAGTGGGTTCCCTGTGTGCGATTGCAGGTGTGTTAACCATCGCTTTACCAGTCCCTGTCATAGTGTCTAACTTCAACTACTTCTACCAccgggagacagagggagaggagcaGGCCCAGTACTTGCAAGTGACAAGCTGTCCAAAGATCCCGTCCTCCCCTGACCTAAAGAAAAGTAGAAGTGCCTCTACCATAAGTAAGTCAGATTACATGGAGATACAGGAGGGCGTGAACAACAGCAATGAGGACTTTAGAGAGGAGAACTTAAAAACAGCCAACTGCACACTGGCTAACACAAACTATGTGAATATTACCAAAATGTTAACTGATGTCTGATGAAGCCTATTATAATGTACTCACAGCTCCACAGGACTAATGCAGATGTTGCATAATAGCCTGCATTGTAGTCAGTGTCCTACAGTGTGCATCTGGTTCTGCATGGAAAGCAATAGTCGTGCAAGTGACTTTTgaccttttgatttttgatttagAACACAGAATATTTATCAATGGCTTTTCTGAGATCTTCATCACTGACATACAGGTTTCCAAAGATGGGAGTCACCTATGGAGCCAGCATCTCATGGGCACAGTGCCGCCACCTCATAGCCCACACACAGTCCATCAGATCAACGCCAATCCTAACACCCTAACTAAAGGCAAACACACCTGGCAGGTGCCTTCTCCTTGCCTCACCCTACCACCCCACTTCAGCCCACCCACCTCTGCATAGAGGAGTGCTACCATGGCTTAGTTTGAAAGTTCTGCTGACTGCTCCAAAGGTCATTCCCATTTTTGccttgaaaagaacacacagtcCTGTGTGTTGGAATTTCTTTCTGTGTCACAGGCTGGGGTTTGTAGATTGCAGTTGCCAACTCGATGCTCCGGAGGCTTATGTTTCATAATGGAGATGCAGCATTCTGCTTTTTTCTCTGCAGTGTTGGCGTGGGGGAAgcccagggggtgggggagggacagtTAATATGACCAAATATGAGTTGTCAAGTTTTACATTTGTTCCCTTAGGCCTATGGGGAGAAGCTACCAAATTCAGGGACTTCTCAGCTTCAGATACGGTTCTCGCAAGCTTCAGGGTCACAGAACATGTTCGATTTCTTCTCTTACTCTGCAGTTTGCAGGCATCTGCTTCCCCGATGGTGTGGCCCTGCTCCACTACAGTGCAGTGGAGTGTACCAGTCATGCAATAGAGCTGCATGGGTGTTCACTGCATGAATctcaatatttaaaacacagaagaTAACCTATCTTCCTAGTAGCCTATACAGTATTCATACGTAGAGTATTAATAGCCTTGCGATGGTATTGAActaggctttttttcccccatcagaAGGCAAAAGCCCtccatcagggaaaagcaaacagACTACTTGGAATGGGGAACCAAAACTTCTGGCTGCCCCCCCGCCCAGCCCTCCCATCTCTGTTCTTTCAATGGGAGCAAAGACTCTGCCACACCAGGTGAATGAACAGAAAAGTCAGAGTCTAAACACTCACGTGACTGAACAGTAGGAATTAATCCAGTCGTGGGTATGACTACAAAGCTTACCAGGACACTGATcctgaagacaggcagatctgtgggttcaatgtacataaatatatatcagctatctatctttctgtctcatGTGTTCCTCTAGTAAGCTATAGAAAAATTGCATTTGAACATTGTATAAGCTTATGCAATATTTTGACACAGGGCAATTTATGCATGTGTTTGACTATGTGcactagaatatatatatacatacacgagtgtgtgtatatgtacattatacacacacacatacacacatatatatatattcattctctgGAGTGCAGATTCAGGAGCAAATCCATTGCTTGGTGGGTTGGTTGTATAAGAAGCCCAATGGGTACGTTAAAACCCACTGAACCTGGGTTTGCTGTCATTGCCTCAGACACACTCCAGTGTTCATGGATTCCTAGACATTAGAATTGTCTTTCTGCCCTCCATGTGCTGCAGTTTCAGTTTCTCATGGCTGAAGCTTGTCTTACTGAGTGCAGTGCACAAGGGTCCTATAGCCCTCACAGCTCCAGCTATCCTGGGTCAAGCCCACCCCAGGCCTCCTCTCTACAATTCATCCCATTAATCATTTCCATTATCATCCTCTCCCCCAACTGATGCTCTCTCATTTGCCTCTGCATCCATCACTTTCATGAACCTGTCCCTAGGATAGATCCTCTGCTTTGAAACCAAGGAGTAAAACTCCTTGGGACCAGAT
The sequence above is drawn from the Microtus ochrogaster isolate Prairie Vole_2 unplaced genomic scaffold, MicOch1.0 UNK25, whole genome shotgun sequence genome and encodes:
- the Kcna2 gene encoding potassium voltage-gated channel subfamily A member 2 — its product is MTVATGDPVDEAAALPGHPQDTYDPEADHECCERVVINISGLRFETQLKTLAQFPETLLGDPKKRMRYFDPLRNEYFFDRNRPSFDAILYYYQSGGRLRRPVNVPLDIFSEEIRFYELGEEAMEMFREDEGYIKEEERPLPENEFQRQVWLLFEYPESSGPARIIAIVSVMVILISIVSFCLETLPIFRDENEDMHGGGVTFHTYSNSTIGYQQSTSFTDPFFIVETLCIIWFSFEFLVRFFACPSKAGFFTNIMNIIDIVAIIPYFITLGTELAEKPEDAQQGQQAMSLAILRVIRLVRVFRIFKLSRHSKGLQILGQTLKASMRELGLLIFFLFIGVILFSSAVYFAEADERESQFPSIPDAFWWAVVSMTTVGYGDMVPTTIGGKIVGSLCAIAGVLTIALPVPVIVSNFNYFYHRETEGEEQAQYLQVTSCPKIPSSPDLKKSRSASTISKSDYMEIQEGVNNSNEDFREENLKTANCTLANTNYVNITKMLTDV